The nucleotide window tttaaattaaaattttattttaattggttTTGCTCTAGTCATGCATTTTCATGTTCTAATAGGCTaacaattaattataaatttgaATCATTACtacattttgtgtacattttatcaGGTGaaagtattttgtattttgtgattctacaaaagaaaaactcataaagcattaaatgtgtttttaggcAGCATCTGAGATGTGTTCTACCAACACCAGCCTGCAAAAGGATGCAGTGATGGAGAACTCACCAGCCCCTCTGCACAACTCTCAGCAACCTTGTGAGAATGATTCACAGAAGAGGGAGCGCCGCCTGATGAAGAACAGGTAAGACTCGAGTACTAGTCTTAGCAACAAAATCAAAATACTGTTTTGAACCTGCCAAGAAGGCTTTGCTTACTCATATTGAGGCAGATGAACAATTAAAGCAGATCACATAGGATCCACTCCTGTGAgccaagaaatgaaaaaaaaaaccctgacctcCAACCAGCTTGCTAGAGACAAAAGTTCAAGCCACTGTAAAGTTCACTGAGATCACAGTTAAAGTTTGTTATGGGCATTAACAGAAGGTCATCTTCTGTATATAGAAGACATTATGCATTCTGCTGCTTCCACATAATTGACTGATCCACTGAAATTGGatataatgtacaatattgTAAAGTTTTTAAATTCCTGTCAGAGGCTAGGGTTTATTTTACttagttaaatatatatttaaacaattattataattcacCCGAGGTTCCTAGAAAATGCTCTATaagtcaatgaaaaaaaaaaatggtcaaatcTGAAGTGAAACTCCCTCTTTAGTAAATTCGTTTTAAAGtactgtgtattttttaaaagatacaGTACTTTTAAACCACTTTACTAAAAAGGGAGTAAACGCACGGGAATGCCACTGGAAGAAGAAAGAGCATGTCAAATGTCTCAAGAATCGTGTTGCCGTGCTCGAAAATGAAAACAAGTCACCCTTTGAAGAACTCAAAGCCTTAAAAGACTTGTAGTGTCgcaaaaagaacaaacatttaGAAATCACACATTGGAGACTTTTCTCTTTACAGATTACTGAATGGATCCGAGCAAAAGCACTTTTTGTTTAGTCACTGCTCGCAACTCCAGAAAAACAGGCACAGATGCATTGCTTATGTAGTTTAATATCTTCAACATTGTGAAGACAGCTtaagaaaattgtgtgtgtgtgtgtgtgtgtgtgtgtgtgtgtgtgtgtgtgtgtgtgtgtgcaaagtggTTGTCTTACAGAACTGATTTGCTGCATTGAAAGATGAATGTTGTATTTTACCTTTGTCACTTGTGCTTTTTGCAGGTATGTGGCTAAAGAAAGTCGACGCAGAAAAAAAGAGTATATAAAATTCTTAGAACGTCAAGTCTCCATGCTGAAGATGGAGAACAATGAACTCAAGGAGATGATTAATTTCTTAAAGGGAACTTAAAAGTATAATAAACTATTTGGATCTTAACATTTACTGCCTCATTGCTTGtctatactttttcttttttattcatttgattttCATAAAGATTTTAATCTTCTGCTTTAGTTTTTATGTCTTTGTGATAATAGAAAtatacaagtaaataaataattccctgagttttaacaaaagaaatttattatctatttatttatagaagTGTCAGTTTGACTATATAATAAAGAAGCtgttttatgtgtatatttgatTGTACCTTTCTAATATGGCATCTCCAaaacagctcttgtgggatgttcccggtctgcagcgggcagtatctatcaaaagtggtccaacgAAGAAAAAGTAGTAAACTctgcaacag belongs to Silurus meridionalis isolate SWU-2019-XX chromosome 4, ASM1480568v1, whole genome shotgun sequence and includes:
- the LOC124383800 gene encoding cAMP-responsive element modulator-like produces the protein MNSIICSEQIRIGSQSAIAQDHQAASEMCSTNTSLQKDAVMENSPAPLHNSQQPCENDSQKRERRLMKNRYVAKESRRRKKEYIKFLERQVSMLKMENNELKEMINFLKGT